aaaaaaaatcaatttcgtAGATAAACGTAAGGATTAGGATTGCAAAGAGAAGCAtgaatgaaagaaaaaaaattttatgtgTATTCAAATGGACCATGTGAAGAGAACCTACGTTTAAGTAAATGTTTATATTTGCCGCATAGAAAAAACGTCAATTTATGGCTTTAGTAAGCTACAAAACTAAAGAGtaaattttgttcaaaTAGACCGAGAGCTTCGACTTTGCAACTCCAACCATGCTTTATAACTACTTACCATTTTGAAGTTATTCGAGATGGAAGTGGTTGAATTCCTTTGGTTATTCTTTCAAGTTAGAAACCGACACTGTGACTGGTTTTTCATTAACTAGGGTAGGGTCCACATATATGTAACCGGGCGCCGCTTCTAAAGCGTATGCACATTCCAGTGTACATCTGCGACATAAAAGCTGTATTCGTTGTTCGTAACCTCCGTCGCTTCTGTTGTGATGGTTAGTGAATTAATGTGTggagaaaattaaattttcgttCCGAAAAtcagtaaacaaataaaaaatttccacATGTATGATCAACCAACAACAAACCAGGTGCTTATGTGTTTATATAAGGAACGATAAGTTAAAACAACTTACCTAGTAATGTAATATTTGTTGCCTGTGGAGAAATGTGCTAtatgatttaatttttcgTCCACAACATGGCGTTTATCTAGTTGCCGTTGCGGAAGACGAGTAAGAGAGACATGTAtggttaaaaaaagttgacCACACGGGCAAAAATATGAATAGGCTTTAAAAGAATCCTTTCCTTGATTACTCATGAAGTGAACGATCCTAAGAAGATGTCGTTTTATAATAGTCTTGCAGTTTAAGTTGTGTGTAGCAGATCAGTATTACTATAACGATATCGCAGTTTTATCAATTAGAACGAAAATTACGAATTACAAggtattgaaatttttgtgCGCAAAGTTTAAATTGTTCAAATTTTCGGTACAgtaagataaaaaaaaaaattttgtatctCAATACTAGACTGCTTGTTATGTGCGAACCTCCGATGTCTTCTAAAGAGAGAGCTACAGGCTTAGTTGAGAGGCGTGAGTTGGCGAAATTTGCTGCTTATTAATTCAAGCTGAAATGAGTGAATGAATAAAGGGTTTGAGTGTTAAAATTGCCGACCTCTAACTAGCAGCAATACGAAATATAGAATAGGTAATAATATCcaatatttcaattaaataagCATTTGCATTCTTTATATA
This region of Schizosaccharomyces pombe strain 972h- genome assembly, chromosome: II genomic DNA includes:
- the new20 gene encoding protein new20, encoding MSNQGKDSFKAYSYFCPCGQLFLTIHVSLTRLPQRQLDKRHVVDEKLNHIAHFSTGNKYYITRSDGGYEQRIQLLCRRCTLECAYALEAAPGYIYVDPTLVNEKPVTVSVSNLKE